The Bartonella birtlesii IBS 325 genome has a window encoding:
- a CDS encoding ABC transporter substrate-binding protein: MNVKRKILKRSSSFVSAVIALGMFVQQVSAKTPADTLVMAWNLDAISTFDPAQLNDVYAAEIFDNVCDSLVSPASDDSAKMVPSLATHWDVSGDDQSTVLTFHLRDSLKFNDGRPANAHDLVWSMKRIVKLKLATAASFNEYGITEKNFDSVIQAPDEKTVVMKFDKPYPAELILNDLVAGRATALLDRETIMKHEKDGDMGNRYLASHAACVGPYQISRWRPGEAALLRISSNYWGKTPKLKKILIRHVSEPGTQRLLLQKHDIDVARDLIPEDLVDLQAKTDIKVERMLEPTMMYWGFNTTNPIFSNEKVRLAMRYLIDYEGLGKGVLKGVGIPRASFIPFGNFGALDEKEGQPFKLDLQKAKQLLTEAGYPKGFKANFLVGSSHYALPIAQSLQDNAKKVGVNLKVERLAGTLLFSKVYARAFDTIFVGWNSDSADPHSMALRLVYNPDNRFEAKNTAYPSWQHGYFDEAMNKKVEDALFEKDSQKRAQMYADLQRELMQKGPYAFIFQKYNVVAITPDVKKWVWNNASRIFYNAIEK; the protein is encoded by the coding sequence ATGAACGTAAAAAGAAAAATATTGAAAAGGAGCAGTTCTTTTGTTTCTGCTGTTATTGCACTGGGGATGTTTGTGCAACAAGTTTCAGCGAAAACACCTGCCGATACGCTCGTGATGGCTTGGAATCTCGATGCAATAAGTACATTTGATCCTGCGCAGCTTAATGATGTTTATGCAGCTGAAATTTTTGACAATGTTTGTGATAGTTTGGTCAGTCCGGCTTCGGATGATTCAGCCAAAATGGTTCCTTCTTTGGCAACACATTGGGATGTTTCAGGAGATGATCAAAGTACAGTGCTTACTTTTCATTTGCGCGATAGTTTAAAGTTTAATGATGGTCGTCCTGCTAACGCTCATGATCTTGTTTGGAGCATGAAGCGGATTGTCAAATTGAAGTTGGCTACTGCAGCATCATTTAATGAATATGGGATTACAGAAAAAAACTTTGATTCTGTTATTCAAGCACCGGATGAGAAAACGGTGGTGATGAAATTTGATAAGCCTTATCCAGCAGAGCTTATTCTTAACGATCTCGTTGCGGGTCGTGCTACTGCTTTGCTTGATCGTGAAACGATTATGAAGCACGAAAAAGATGGTGATATGGGAAATAGGTATTTAGCCAGTCATGCGGCTTGTGTTGGTCCTTATCAGATAAGTAGGTGGCGTCCTGGGGAAGCCGCTTTATTGCGTATAAGCTCTAATTATTGGGGTAAAACGCCTAAATTGAAGAAAATTTTAATTCGCCATGTTTCGGAACCTGGAACGCAACGTTTATTGTTACAAAAACACGATATCGATGTTGCACGTGATTTGATACCAGAGGATTTGGTAGATCTCCAAGCAAAAACAGATATTAAAGTTGAAAGAATGTTGGAGCCAACCATGATGTATTGGGGCTTTAATACGACAAATCCAATTTTTTCCAATGAAAAAGTGCGTTTGGCGATGCGCTATCTTATTGATTATGAAGGACTTGGTAAGGGTGTTCTCAAAGGTGTTGGTATTCCACGTGCAAGCTTTATTCCTTTTGGTAATTTTGGAGCTTTGGATGAAAAAGAAGGACAACCCTTTAAACTCGATCTTCAAAAAGCAAAACAGCTTTTAACGGAGGCGGGTTATCCTAAAGGATTTAAGGCCAATTTTTTAGTGGGAAGTTCACATTATGCTTTGCCTATTGCTCAGTCTTTGCAAGATAATGCAAAAAAGGTAGGGGTAAATCTTAAAGTTGAACGTTTGGCAGGTACGCTGTTGTTTTCAAAAGTTTATGCACGTGCTTTTGATACAATTTTTGTTGGATGGAATAGCGATTCTGCTGATCCTCATTCAATGGCTTTGCGTCTTGTTTATAATCCTGATAATCGGTTTGAAGCGAAAAATACAGCTTATCCAAGTTGGCAGCATGGGTATTTTGATGAAGCTATGAATAAAAAGGTGGAAGACGCGTTGTTTGAAAAAGATTCACAAAAACGGGCGCAAATGTATGCTGATTTACAGCGTGAACTTATGCAAAAAGGACCCTATGCTTTTATCTTTCAGAAATATAATGTTGTCGCTATAACGCCTGATGTCAAAAAATGGGTTTGGAATAATGCGTCACGTATTTTTTATAATGCAATTGAAAAATAA